AAATTCGTGGTGGCCAGGCTCAAAGAAGTCCAGCCCGCCGACATGAACGTCCTCGACCAGACCAAACGGGAGGAGATCAAGGGAACCCTTCTCTCCCGCAAACAGGAAGAAGCGCTCAACAGTAAACTTCAGGAACTCAGGGAAGCGTCCAAGATCGTCATCGCTCCCAACCTGCAGACCTCTTTCGAAAGAGAATAAGCGATGTCCATGATCGTAAAAGAGACCGATTTTCCAGACCTTCAACTGGTAAACCGAGGCAAGGTGCGCGACATCTACGACCTCGGCGAGCATCTGCTGATCGTCACTTCCGACCGCATTTCCGCCTTCGACGTCGTCATGAACGAAGGCATTCCGCACAAGGGCTTTGTCCTTACTCAGATCTCGAAATACTGGTTCGAGCAGATGACGGACATCATTCCGAACCATATCGTCGCCACCGAGGTGAATGACTTTCCGCAGGCGGCGCTCAAATACCGGGACCACCTCGAAGGGCGCAGCATGCTGGTAAAAAAGGCCGCTCCGCTGCCCGTCGAATGCATCGTCCGCGGCTACGTCTCCGGCTCGGGATGGAAAGAATACCGCCAGAAAGGCAGCATCTGCGGAATCGACCTGCCGTCCGGACTTGTCGAAAGCCAGCAACTGCCGGAGCCGATCTTCACTCCTTCCACCAAGGCTGAACTCGGCGAACACGACGAGAAC
This is a stretch of genomic DNA from Desulfuromonas sp. TF. It encodes these proteins:
- a CDS encoding phosphoribosylaminoimidazolesuccinocarboxamide synthase yields the protein MSMIVKETDFPDLQLVNRGKVRDIYDLGEHLLIVTSDRISAFDVVMNEGIPHKGFVLTQISKYWFEQMTDIIPNHIVATEVNDFPQAALKYRDHLEGRSMLVKKAAPLPVECIVRGYVSGSGWKEYRQKGSICGIDLPSGLVESQQLPEPIFTPSTKAELGEHDENITFAQAVELCGEALAEEARRATVDIYKKARGIADAKGIIIADTKFEFGMYEDKLIWIDEALTPDSSRFWPKDQYRPGGPQPSFDKQFLRDYLETLDWGKKAPAPPLPEEIVRKTSEKYVEAMTRLTGLTL